A stretch of Megalobrama amblycephala isolate DHTTF-2021 unplaced genomic scaffold, ASM1881202v1 scaffold216, whole genome shotgun sequence DNA encodes these proteins:
- the LOC125260971 gene encoding stonustoxin subunit alpha-like: protein MMESVLCENLLDALDELEKDKLKRFKWHLEKHYCIKKTDLEKADTLDTVDLIMRCFGPERAVKITVDILRKMNQNHLADKLEKKHKQGTDPRTRNDFLQYSHRITADLNTVNKLLRLSERNTLITVTDTPQSYPDHPDRFDGYCQVMCRESVSDRHCYWEIEWSGDIVCISVSYKSISRKGRGDECLFGSNDQSWSLRCSPDSYSFRHNEIHTDLPVESIISRTVNEKNYYRTGVYVDHSAGTLSFYSVSGDTMILIHTVQTTFTQPLYPGFNVWSGSSVKLF, encoded by the exons ATGATGGAGTCTGTTTTATGTGAAAATCTTCTGGATGCTCTGGATGAGCTAGAAAAAGATAAACTGAAGCGGTTTAAATGGCACTTAGAGAAACATTACTGTATTAAAAAGACTGATCTGGAGAAGGCAGACACTCTTGACACAGTGGACCTGATCATGAGGTGTTTTGGACCAGAAAGAGCTGTGAAGATCACGGTGGACATCCTGAGAAAGATGAACCAAAACCATCTGGCTGATAAGTTGGAGAAGAAACACAAGCAAG GAACTGATCCCAGGACCAGGAAtgacttcctacaat attcccatcggATCACTgcggatctgaacacagtgaataaactcctccgtctgtctgagaggaacacaCTGATTACTGTCACTGACACACCACAGtcatatcctgatcatccagacagatttgatgggTATTGTCAGGTgatgtgtagagagagtgtgagtgatcgacactgttactgggagattgagtggagtggagaTATTGTGtgtatatcagtgtcatataagagcatcagcaggaagggacggggtgatgagtgtttgtttggatctaatgatcagtcctggagtttgagaTGCTCTCCTGACAGTTACTcattcagacacaatgagaTACACACTGATCTCCCTGTAGAGTCCATCATCAGCAGAACAGTGAATGAGAAGAATTACTATAGAacaggagtgtatgtggatcacagtgcaggaactctgtccttctacagcgtctctggagacacaatgatcctcatccacacagtccagaccacattcactcaaccgctctatcctgggtttaatGTTTGGTctggatcatcagtgaaactgttctag